Genomic DNA from Streptomyces venezuelae:
GAGACGCAGACGCTGTCGCTCGTCCCGAAGGCCGACCTGCTCGGCACGAAGGTCGACGCCGAGCGCGACATGGTGCACGAACTGACCCACCAGTGGTTCGGCGACAGCGTGGCGCTCAAGAGCTGGTCCGACCTGTGGCTGAGCGAGGGGCACGCCCGCTTCTACGAGAGGGAGTACTCGGAGCAGCACGGCGGGGACAGCTTCGAGGCCGCCATGAAGACCGCCTATCAGGCCCACGACCAGTGGCGCAGGGACTTCGGCGCGCCCGCGGAGCCGACGGAGCCGAACCTCTTCAAGCGCATGCGGTACGACGGTTCGGCCCTGGTCCTGTACGCGCTGCGCGAGGAAATCGGCGACGCGACGTTCCAGAGGATCGAACGCGCCTGGGTGAACGGGTTCAAGGGACGCACGGCGAGCACGCGGCAGTTCGTCGACCTGGCGTCGAAGATCGCGGGCCGCGATCTGGAGGGCTTCCTGCACCCCTGGCTGTACGGGAGCAAGACGCCGCCGATGCCCGGACATCCCGACTGGGTCGTGGACCCGGTTACCTGACCCCGACGAATCGCCCGAGATGCGCCCTTCGTCCACCGCTCATAGCGTGGAGGCATTCCTACCGAAGGAGCCGTCATGGGCGAGAACGCCATGGACAAGGCAAAGGGCAAGGCCAAAGAGATGATGGGCAAGGCCTCGGGCAACGACCGTATGTCGGCCGAGGGCAAGACCGATCAGGCCAAGGGCAAGGCCAAGGACGCCGCGGACGACATGCGCGACAAGGCCGAGGGCATGCGCGACTCGTTCCGCGAGGACCGCTGACCCCACGTCGTGTGCCACCCCTCCCCTGCGAGGGCGGGCACACACGTGTGCCACCCCTTCCCGTGAGCGCAGAAGTCCCAGTGAGCGCAGAAGTCCCCATGAGCGCAGGAGAGATCCAGGGCAACTCCACGCCCCCTACAGACACGGTGGAGAGCCTGCCGGGCCACCCGCCACCGCGCCGCGGACGCTGGCTAGGCTTGCGCCACGAACTGTGATCGCGTTGATGCCGACCTGCGGGCGACACGAAGGGGACGGGCAAGTGCAGCCGGACGGGCAGGACTTAGAAGGTTGGACGCCGATGGGTGCGGTCTGGCGGACGGTCGTCGAAGGAGTCACCGGCTCGATGGCCTACATCGCCGACAAGCACTGGAACGTCGTGGCGTGCAACGACGAGTTCAGAGCACTCATCCCGGACGGCGAGCCGCCGTCCAACATCATGCGGTGGATGCTCCTCGACGACCGGGCCCGCCACGACGTCCTGATGAACTGGACCGAGGACTGGGCACGGGGCGCCTGCCCGGCCCTGCGGCGGGCCGTCACGAACCATCCGACCGACCCGACGCTCATCGACCTGGCGAGCGACGTGCGGCGCGATCCCCTCGCGGGGCCCATCTATCTGGCGACCGCGAGCTCCCACGCCCTGCACCCCGACGGCGCCGTGCGGCAGGTCAACCACCCGACCAAGGGCCCCGGCTGGGTGATCGCGTCCGCCGCCAACCCCCTTCCCGAGATCGACGCGATGTTCGTGATGATGCAGTACCGGCCGGGCGAGGTCCGCCCGCACCAGCCGCCACCGCTGAGCACGAACGCCCGCTGACGAACGCCCCGGCACGCCCGGGACGTCAGCGGATGCCGACCGCCGCCAGCGCGGCGCGCTGACGCTCGGAAAGCGTCGTCGGGAAGTACAGATAGCAGACGCCTCCCGTACCCGACACGACCTTCCCCGAGGCGTTGTAGCGCTTCGTCCTCAGCCAGATGTTCTCCCACTCGCGCCGCTTGTAGACGCGGCGCACCGCGGCGTTGCTCGGCGACGCCGGGTCGTTGGCGATCACATCGCCGTCCGCGGTGAACCCGATGACGGTCATGAGGTGGCCCGCCGTGCCGTAGCCCGCACCGGTCAGCTCCTCCTTGAGGAACGACTGGGACGTTATGGCCGGCAGGCCCGCCGCGATCAGGGACTCCAGCTCCGTGAGCGAGGCGAGCCGGGTCACCACGCCCTGCAGGTCCTTGTACGTCGAGGCGTACGCGGCGTTGAAGGGCCAGTTGCCGCAGCCGTTGTACTGGTAGTCGAACGTGTACCGGGCCGCGTGGCACACCTGCGGGTCCGCGTAGGACGGGTCGACCCAGGCCAGGTCGTCCGCCGTCGGCCCGCGCCCCCAGTACTCGATGATCATCTGCGAGGACGTGGGGCTGCACCAGGCCTCGCCCCCGTTGTCGTACTCCGGGTACTGGCCCGCGTGGATCTCCTGCGAGTACCGCGGCACGGCCAGCTCCGCGGCCAGACCAGGCTGCGACGCCGGGACGGTGAACCGGTCGGGGACCGCGGAGGCCATCGCGCCGATCCGCCAGACCGTGGGGGTCTGCGTGGCGCCCGGCTTGCGGTAGAGGGTCAGGCGCAGCCGGTACGAGACGACGCGCAGGCCCGTGGTCGTGTCGTCCAGGGAGAGCGTGTCCGTCCAGACCGTGGACTTGCCGTCCGTCTGGTCGTCGACCGAGGTCCGCCGGATGTCGGCGTCCTTGTCGTCGCCCGAGGCCCAGCGGCCCATGACGTACCAGGGGGAATTCGTCCCGTCCGAGTACGTGCCGCGCAGCTCGGCCTGGAGCCAGGTCCCGGCCGGGGTGCGCGCGTTCCAGGACGCGATCAGCTCCGTGGCGGGGACGGCGGGGCGGTGCGCGGGCGTGGTCCAGCGGGCGTACTCCCAGGTGGCCGTCCTGCCGGTGTGCGGGTCCGCGTAGTCGGTGCGACCGGCGGGCTTGGCGATCCGCAGGCCGGGACGCGGGCCGCCGACGACGGCGGTGCCCTGGTGGGTGCCTGAGCTCCAGTCCTTGTGCGAGGTCCAGAAGCGGTTGTCCACGAGACGGTCCGCCTTGGGCCTGCGGGCGGCGGGCCCGGTGGCGGCCAGGGCTGGTGCGGCGGCGGTGGCCGCGAGGGCGGCGGCGGCCGCGGCGGCGGTGGCGAGCACGGTTCTGCGGGACATGTCATCAGCTCGGTCGGTTCGGTCAGATCGGTCAGCTCGGTCCATGGAGGGACCCCCAGTCGACATGGTTTCCGGCGGGATCCGGAAAGCCGGGTCAGGTACGTTCGGGTCGGGTGCCGTCGGGTCAGGCGCACGGAAGTGGGGCAACTATGGCCGGTCCCCGCCGACTTCTGCCAGCACTTCGGGCACCGCCGTACGCATCAATATTGGCCTCAACCAATGGCATGACCTGCGACGGCGCGCGGAACACCTCGTTCCGTGCGCCGTACCCTTGCCGTGATGACCGCACACCCGCACACGCCGCTCCCCCGTCTCGCCGACATCCTGCGCCGCCTGCCGCCCTCCTGCGGCCCCGTCCGGCTCGTCGCCGTGGACGGACACGCGGGCTCCGGCAAGTCGACCTTCGCGGGCCGCCTGGCCGAGGCCCTCGGCGGCGCGCCCGTCCTGCGCCTCGACGACATCGCGAGCCACGACCGGCTCTTCGACTGGACGCGGCGGCTGCGGGAGCAGGTTCTCGAACCGCTCTCCCGGGGCGAGACCGCGCACTACGCGACGTACGACTGGAACGCGCGCCGTTTCGGCCCCGCCGACCGGCCACTGCCGCCCGCGCCCGTGGTGATCGTCGAGGGCGTCGGCGCCGGCCGCCTCGCGCTGCGCCCGCGTCTCGCCGCCGTGCTGTGGATGGACGTGCCGCACGAGGAGGCGTGGCAGCGGGGGCGTCGCCGGGACGGAGCGGTCCAGCGTGATTTCTGGGACGGATGGGAACCGGAGGAACTCCAGCACTTCACCGGGGACCCCACGAGGCCCTTCGCGCACCTTCTGGTGCGCCAGAGTCCCGAGGGGTACGAGGTACTTCCGGGGCCCAATGTGACACTTACAGAGAACTGAATCGTCACACTGAGTGAGCGATCATCGGCAGTCCGCTGAACCCCCGGAAAAACGCTTCCACTTGACCCGACGAGTTTCGGCGAGTGCCTCAACTCTGCTTGACCCAGGGCCCTTACAGGACTTACGTTCTGAATGTGCGGTCTTGCGATACCGCCCGCAGACGCGAAGCCCCCGGTTGTTCCCCCGTGATCGGGGGCTTCGTTCTGCCCTCCGAGCCCTGATTCCGGCCGCTGCGTGCCCCCATCCGCTCACCGTCGGTGACCGACGGGCAGCAGCCGCGGCGACGTTTTCCGGCCGATCGTCCGGTGCGGCACCCTACGGCCGACCGCTCCCCCGCAGGTACGATGCATCTCGGTACGCCTTTTCGGACGAGTGCTCTGCGCATCGCAACAACTCCCGTCCGCAGCACGATGGTTCAGCGCAGTCGCCGGCGGGCACCGGTCCGGCGGTACGCAAACGGGGGCACGGTTTGTGGGGGACCTGATGGACTTCGACGCGGTGGGCTCACCCGCCCCGGCCGACCTCGCCTGGCTGAGGGGCGTCGACGCCTACACGATGGGCGCCTATCCGCAGGCGGAGGACGAATTCCGGACGGCGGTGCGGATGGATCCCGGGATGGCCGACGGCTGGCTCGGGCTGCACGCGCTGCGCATCGACACGACGACGGCGCTGCTGCGGATGTTCCAGCACCGGGAGCGGTTCGGGGAACAGCGCACCCGGCACGGCCGCGCCCTCAACTCCTGGTACTGGCTGGGCTGGTGGGTGCAGCCCGTCCTGGAGAGCACGCGCGACCTGCTGCTCGCGCACGCCTCGCACTGGCTCGACGGCCGTCATGTCCCGGAGCTCGACCGGGCGTTGGCGGGGCTGCCGCCGGTCGACGCGGACCCGCAGGTGCGCTTCCTGCACGCCTGCCGCTCCTACCTGGTCAAGGACTGGGAACAGCTGGTGCGGCACACCGACCCGCTGATCGACGACCCGATGCTGGGCATCGAGGCAGGTCTCTTCGGCGGCATGGCGCGCGTCCGCCTGGAGACGTACGGCCAGGCGGAACCGCTGCTGTCCGCCGCCCTCATGCGCTGCCGCAGCGAACAGCCGCAGCGCAAGGAGCTGCGCTACTGGCTGGCCCGCGCGCACGAGGGCACGGGCCGCACGGCCGCGGCCCTGCCCCTGTACCGCGCGGTGCACCGGGTCGACGCCTCCTTCATGGACACCTCCGCGCGGCTCGCGGCGATCTCCGAGGGCGACGGGTACGACGAGGCGGCCGACCTGGCCGCCGCGATCAGCCTCACCGGGGCGGGACAGGACGTGCTCGAGGGGCCCGACGGCATCGACGTGCTGTTCGGCCCCGAGGGACGCGACGTGAAGGTCACCGGGCCCGAACTCCCGTCGAACGGCGGTCCCTCGGCCCCCAACGGTCCCGGTGGGCCCCCGGGCAACAGCGGTTCCACGGGCGCCCCGGGGCCGTCCGGTTCCTCGGTGCCCCCCGACCCCGACGCCGTCCGCGAGAAGGCGATCATCCCGATCAAGGCGGGCCCGCCGCAGCTGCCCCCGGGCCCCACCGACCCCGCGCTCCTGGAGGCCGCGCTCTCCGAACTGGAGGGCATGGTCGGCATGGAGCCGGTGAAACGGCAGGTCAAGGCGCTCTCCGCGCAGCTCAACATGGCCCGTCTGCGGGCTGCGCAAGGACTGCCCGTGCAGCCGCCGAAACGACACTTCGTCTTCTCCGGCCCCTCGGGCACCGGCAAGACCACCGTGGCCCGCATCCTCGGCCGGGTCTTCTACGCGCTCGGCCTGCTCGGCGGCGACCACCTCGTGGAGGCGCAGCGCGCCGACCTCGTCGGCGAGTACCTGGGCCAGACCGCCGTGAAGGCCAACGAGCTGATCGACTCGGCGATCGGCGGGGTCCTCTTCGTCGACGAGGCGTACTCGCTCTCCAACTCCGGCTACGGCAAGGGCGACGCGTACGGCGACGAGGCCCTGCAGGTCCTCCTCAAGCGCGCCGAGGACAACCGCGACCACCTCGTCGTGATCCTCGCCGGGTACCCCGAGGGCATGGACCGCCTCCTCGCCGCCAACCCCGGGCTCTCCTCCCGCTTCACGACCCGCGTCGACTTCCCCTCGTACCGCCCCCTCGAACTCACCGCCATCGGCGAGGTCCTGGCGGCGGACAACGGCGATGTGTGGGACGAGGAGGCGCTCGAAGAGCTGCGCTCCATCGCCGGGCACGTCGTCGACCAGGCCTGGATCGACGAGCTCGGCAACGGCCGGTTCCTGCGCACGCTGTACGAGAAGAGCTGCGCCTACCGCGACCTGCGGCTCTCCGGCTACCCCGGCGAACCGGGCCGCGAGGACCTGTCGACCCTGCGGCTGCCCGACCTGATGCAGGCGTACGGCGAAGTGCTCTCGGGCCGCGGGCCGCAGGACACCCCGGGGATCTGACGGCCCCCGGGGGTCCTGGCGCGGGTCAGCTCGCGCGGACGACGGCCAGCGCGGAGTCCCTGGCGTCCTCCGGTGGGGTCCTCGGCACCGTGACCCGGTGCGTCGGGTCGCGGACCTCGCCCACCAGGAGTTCGAGGACGTCCTCCAGGGCGACCAGGCCGAGCACCTTCCCCGACGCGTCGGCGACCTGCGCCAGGTGCGTCGCGGCGCGGCGCATCACGGTCAGGGCGTCGTCCAGCGGGAGCTCGGCGCCCAGTGTGGTCATCGGGCGCCACACCTGCTGTGGCACGGCACGCTCGGTCTCCTCCAGGTCCAGTACGTCCTTGACGTGGAGGTAGCCCATGAACGCGCCGTTCTCCGCGCGGACGGGGAAGCGGGAGTAGCCGGTCCGGCCGGTGAGCTCGATGACCCCGGAGGGGGTGACCGAGGGCCCGACGGTGATCAGCGACACCGGGTCGAGCAGCACGTCGGTGACCGGGCGCGAACCGAGCTCCAGGGCGTCCTCCAGACGCTCCTTCTCGATGGGGTCGAGCAGTCCCGCCTGGCCGGAGTCCTCGACGAGGCGGCCCAGCTGCACGCTGGTGAACACCGCCTCGACCTCCTCCTTGGGCTCCACGCCGAAGAGCCGGAGCACGACCCGCGCGCACGCTCCGAGGGCTACGGTCACCGGCCGGCACAGCCGCGCGAAGGCGACCAGACCCGGGCTGAACCAGAGGGCGGTCTTCTCGGGCGCCGCCATCGCGAGGTTCTTCGGGACCATCTCGCCGATGACGAGGTGGAGGAAGACGACGACGGCGAGCGCGATCACGTAACCGAGGGGGTGGATCATGCCCTCGGGCAGGTGGACCGCCGCGAAGACCGGCTCAAGGAGGTGCGCCACGGTCGGCTCGGCGACCGCGCCCAGCGTCAGCGAGCACACCGTGATGCCGAACTGGGCCGCCGCCATCATCTGCGGCAGATGCTCCAGGCCGTACAGGACCTGGCGGGACCGCTTGGTGTCCAGGGGCTCGATCTGGCTGCGGCGCACGGACACGAGCGCGAACTCGGCCCCCACGAAGAAGCCGTTGGCGAGCACGAGGAGGAGGGCGAAGACGAGTTGCAGCAGGCTCATCGGAGGGCCTCCGCGGCTTCCCTGACGGCGAAGGCGTCCTGGGTGCGCACGATCCGCACCCGCTCGGCGCGGTAGTGCCCGACCTGGCGCACCGAGAGCCGCCAGCCCGGGAGTTCGGCGCGGTCGCCGGGGGCCGGGATGCGGCCGAGCAGGTCGGCGACGAGTCCGGCCACCGTTTCGTAAGGCCCCTCGGGCACGTCGAGGCCGATGCGCTGAAGCGTGTCGACGCGGCAGCTGCCGTCGGCGTCCCACGCCGCGTGGCCGTCCTCGGCCGACGCCGGACAGAGCTCGGGCAGGTCGAAGTGGTCGTGCTCGTCGCGGACCTCGCCGACGAGCTCCTCGACGATGTCCTCCAGGGTGACGACGCCCGCCGTGCCGCCGTACTCGTCCACGACGACGGCGATGGGCTGCTCGCTGCGCAGCCGCTCCAGGAGGGGCTGCACGGGCAGTGTCTCGGGGACGAGCAGCGGGGACTTGGCGATGCGGCCCACGGGCGTCCTGAGGCGTGCGTGGGCGGGCACCGCGAGGGCG
This window encodes:
- a CDS encoding CsbD family protein, yielding MGENAMDKAKGKAKEMMGKASGNDRMSAEGKTDQAKGKAKDAADDMRDKAEGMRDSFREDR
- a CDS encoding uridine kinase, with translation MTAHPHTPLPRLADILRRLPPSCGPVRLVAVDGHAGSGKSTFAGRLAEALGGAPVLRLDDIASHDRLFDWTRRLREQVLEPLSRGETAHYATYDWNARRFGPADRPLPPAPVVIVEGVGAGRLALRPRLAAVLWMDVPHEEAWQRGRRRDGAVQRDFWDGWEPEELQHFTGDPTRPFAHLLVRQSPEGYEVLPGPNVTLTEN
- a CDS encoding hemolysin family protein translates to MSLLQLVFALLLVLANGFFVGAEFALVSVRRSQIEPLDTKRSRQVLYGLEHLPQMMAAAQFGITVCSLTLGAVAEPTVAHLLEPVFAAVHLPEGMIHPLGYVIALAVVVFLHLVIGEMVPKNLAMAAPEKTALWFSPGLVAFARLCRPVTVALGACARVVLRLFGVEPKEEVEAVFTSVQLGRLVEDSGQAGLLDPIEKERLEDALELGSRPVTDVLLDPVSLITVGPSVTPSGVIELTGRTGYSRFPVRAENGAFMGYLHVKDVLDLEETERAVPQQVWRPMTTLGAELPLDDALTVMRRAATHLAQVADASGKVLGLVALEDVLELLVGEVRDPTHRVTVPRTPPEDARDSALAVVRAS
- a CDS encoding AAA family ATPase, yielding MDFDAVGSPAPADLAWLRGVDAYTMGAYPQAEDEFRTAVRMDPGMADGWLGLHALRIDTTTALLRMFQHRERFGEQRTRHGRALNSWYWLGWWVQPVLESTRDLLLAHASHWLDGRHVPELDRALAGLPPVDADPQVRFLHACRSYLVKDWEQLVRHTDPLIDDPMLGIEAGLFGGMARVRLETYGQAEPLLSAALMRCRSEQPQRKELRYWLARAHEGTGRTAAALPLYRAVHRVDASFMDTSARLAAISEGDGYDEAADLAAAISLTGAGQDVLEGPDGIDVLFGPEGRDVKVTGPELPSNGGPSAPNGPGGPPGNSGSTGAPGPSGSSVPPDPDAVREKAIIPIKAGPPQLPPGPTDPALLEAALSELEGMVGMEPVKRQVKALSAQLNMARLRAAQGLPVQPPKRHFVFSGPSGTGKTTVARILGRVFYALGLLGGDHLVEAQRADLVGEYLGQTAVKANELIDSAIGGVLFVDEAYSLSNSGYGKGDAYGDEALQVLLKRAEDNRDHLVVILAGYPEGMDRLLAANPGLSSRFTTRVDFPSYRPLELTAIGEVLAADNGDVWDEEALEELRSIAGHVVDQAWIDELGNGRFLRTLYEKSCAYRDLRLSGYPGEPGREDLSTLRLPDLMQAYGEVLSGRGPQDTPGI
- a CDS encoding peptidase C39 family protein, producing MSRRTVLATAAAAAAALAATAAAPALAATGPAARRPKADRLVDNRFWTSHKDWSSGTHQGTAVVGGPRPGLRIAKPAGRTDYADPHTGRTATWEYARWTTPAHRPAVPATELIASWNARTPAGTWLQAELRGTYSDGTNSPWYVMGRWASGDDKDADIRRTSVDDQTDGKSTVWTDTLSLDDTTTGLRVVSYRLRLTLYRKPGATQTPTVWRIGAMASAVPDRFTVPASQPGLAAELAVPRYSQEIHAGQYPEYDNGGEAWCSPTSSQMIIEYWGRGPTADDLAWVDPSYADPQVCHAARYTFDYQYNGCGNWPFNAAYASTYKDLQGVVTRLASLTELESLIAAGLPAITSQSFLKEELTGAGYGTAGHLMTVIGFTADGDVIANDPASPSNAAVRRVYKRREWENIWLRTKRYNASGKVVSGTGGVCYLYFPTTLSERQRAALAAVGIR